A single Pseudomonas sp. MM223 DNA region contains:
- the astA gene encoding Arginine N-succinyltransferase subunit alpha (*Name astA), giving the protein MLVMRPAQMADLNEVQRMAADSPIGVTSLPDDAARLGDKIAASETSFAAEVSFNGEESYFFVLEDSETGKLAGCSAIVASAGYSEPFYSFRNETFVHASRELKIHNKIHVLSLCHDLTGNSLLTSFYVLPELVNSGWAELNSRGRLLFMASHPERFADSVVTEIVGYSDENGESPFWDAIGRNFFDLNYSDAERLCGLKSRTFLAELMPHYPIYVPLLPDEAQEAMGQVHPRAQITFDILMREGFETEHYIDIFDGGPTLHARTSGIRSIAQSRAVPVLVEQAPAKGGRPYLVCNGQLQDYRAVLLDLDWVPGKPVSLSVAAADALGVGEGGSVRLVAV; this is encoded by the coding sequence ATGCTGGTGATGCGCCCCGCGCAAATGGCTGATCTGAACGAAGTGCAGCGCATGGCTGCAGACAGCCCCATTGGTGTCACCTCGCTGCCGGACGACGCTGCTCGCCTGGGCGACAAGATCGCCGCTTCCGAGACTTCCTTCGCCGCCGAGGTCAGCTTCAACGGCGAGGAAAGCTACTTTTTTGTGCTCGAAGACAGCGAGACCGGCAAGCTGGCCGGCTGTTCGGCCATTGTCGCTTCGGCTGGCTACTCCGAGCCGTTCTACAGTTTTCGTAACGAAACCTTCGTGCACGCCTCGCGCGAGCTGAAGATCCACAACAAGATCCACGTGCTGTCGCTGTGTCATGACCTGACCGGCAACAGCCTGCTGACCAGCTTTTATGTATTGCCCGAGCTGGTGAACAGTGGCTGGGCCGAGCTCAATTCGCGCGGTCGCCTGTTGTTCATGGCGTCGCACCCGGAGCGTTTCGCCGACTCGGTAGTGACCGAAATCGTCGGCTACAGCGACGAAAATGGCGAGTCGCCGTTCTGGGATGCCATCGGCCGCAATTTCTTCGACCTCAACTACTCCGACGCCGAGCGCCTGTGTGGCCTTAAAAGCCGTACCTTTCTCGCCGAACTGATGCCGCACTACCCCATCTATGTGCCGCTGCTGCCCGATGAGGCGCAGGAAGCCATGGGCCAGGTGCACCCGCGTGCACAGATCACCTTCGACATCCTCATGCGCGAAGGCTTTGAAACCGAGCACTACATCGACATCTTCGACGGCGGCCCGACCCTGCATGCGCGCACCTCGGGCATTCGCTCGATCGCCCAGAGCCGGGCAGTGCCGGTGCTCGTCGAGCAAGCCCCGGCCAAGGGTGGGCGCCCGTACCTGGTGTGCAATGGCCAGTTGCAGGACTACCGCGCGGTGCTGCTGGACCTCGACTGGGTACCCGGCAAGCCGGTCAGCCTGAGCGTGGCTGCGGCCGACGCGCTGGGTGTGGGCGAGGGTGGCAGCGTGCGCCTGGTCGCAGTCTGA
- the aruC gene encoding Succinylornithine transaminase/acetylornithine aminotransferase (*Name aruC), which translates to MSVEQAPVQRADFDQVMVPNYSPAAFIPVRGEGSRVWDQSGRELIDFAGGIAVNALGHCHPALVKALTDQANTLWHVSNVFTNEPALRLAHKLVDATFADRAFFCNSGAEANEAAFKLARRVAHDRFGPEKHEIIATVNSFHGRTLFTVSVGGQPKYSDGFGPKITGISHVPYNDLEALKAQISDKTCAVVIEPIQGESGVVPADLAYLEGARKLCDEHNALLIFDEVQTGVGRTGSLYAYQHYGVTPDILTSAKSLGGGFPIGAMLTTTELAKHLAVGTHGTTYGGNPLGCVVACAVLDVVNTPETLAGIKAKHERFKVRLEQIGQKYNLFTQVRGVGLLLGCVLTEAWQGKAKDVLNAAEKEGVMVLQAGPDVVRFAPSLVVEDADIDEGLDRFERAVATLTKG; encoded by the coding sequence ATGTCCGTTGAGCAAGCCCCGGTGCAACGTGCCGATTTCGACCAGGTCATGGTTCCCAACTATTCTCCGGCGGCCTTCATTCCTGTGCGAGGCGAGGGTTCCCGTGTGTGGGACCAGTCGGGTCGCGAGCTGATCGACTTTGCCGGTGGCATCGCGGTAAACGCCCTGGGCCACTGCCACCCGGCACTGGTCAAGGCCCTGACCGACCAGGCCAACACCCTCTGGCACGTGTCCAACGTGTTCACCAACGAGCCGGCCCTGCGCCTGGCCCACAAGCTGGTGGACGCCACCTTTGCCGACCGGGCGTTCTTCTGCAACTCCGGCGCCGAGGCCAACGAGGCCGCCTTCAAGCTGGCCCGTCGCGTCGCCCATGACCGCTTCGGCCCGGAAAAGCACGAAATCATCGCCACCGTGAACAGCTTCCACGGCCGCACCCTGTTCACCGTCAGCGTCGGTGGCCAGCCGAAGTACTCCGACGGCTTCGGCCCGAAGATCACCGGCATCAGCCACGTGCCGTACAACGACCTGGAAGCGCTGAAGGCACAGATTTCCGACAAGACCTGCGCCGTGGTGATCGAACCGATCCAGGGCGAAAGCGGTGTGGTGCCGGCCGACCTGGCCTACCTGGAAGGCGCGCGCAAGCTGTGCGACGAGCACAACGCCCTGCTGATCTTCGACGAAGTGCAGACCGGCGTGGGCCGTACCGGTTCGCTGTATGCCTACCAGCACTACGGCGTCACGCCAGACATCCTGACCAGCGCCAAGAGCCTGGGCGGTGGCTTCCCGATCGGCGCCATGCTGACCACCACCGAACTGGCCAAGCACCTGGCCGTCGGCACCCACGGCACCACCTACGGCGGCAACCCGCTGGGCTGCGTCGTAGCCTGCGCGGTGCTGGATGTGGTCAACACCCCGGAAACCCTGGCCGGCATCAAGGCCAAGCATGAGCGCTTCAAGGTCCGCCTGGAGCAGATCGGCCAGAAGTACAACCTGTTCACCCAGGTGCGTGGTGTCGGCCTGCTGCTCGGCTGCGTACTGACCGAGGCCTGGCAAGGCAAGGCCAAGGACGTGCTCAATGCCGCCGAGAAAGAAGGCGTGATGGTGCTGCAGGCCGGCCCGGATGTGGTGCGTTTTGCGCCAAGCCTGGTGGTTGAAGACGCCGACATCGATGAAGGCCTGGACCGCTTCGAGCGCGCTGTGGCCACGCTGACCAAAGGCTGA
- the cdhR_10 gene encoding HTH-type transcriptional regulator CdhR (*Name cdhR_10) translates to MTTQRIGFLIWPGTRPLTLALAEEVLQVAQRVHPDVVYELAFLQAEPAQEGGWRLPGEPWAGRLEGCHKLFLVADEPPAAVGATLSTALKQLARSGCMIGGLAAGVYPLAMLGLLDGYRAAVHWRWQDDFAERFPKVIATSHLFDWDRDRLTACGGIAVADLLLAVLARDHGAELAGAVSEELVVERIREGGERQRIPLQNRLGSSHPKLTQAVLLMEANIEEPLTTDEIAQHVCVSRRQLERIFKQYLNRVPSQYYLELRLNKARQMLMQTSKSIIQIGLSCGFSSGPHFSSAYRNFFGATPREDRNQRRSSSPFELSSAPAEKG, encoded by the coding sequence ATGACCACCCAGCGAATCGGTTTTCTCATCTGGCCCGGCACCAGGCCCTTGACCCTGGCGCTGGCCGAGGAAGTGTTGCAGGTGGCGCAGCGGGTGCACCCGGATGTGGTCTACGAACTGGCTTTCTTGCAGGCAGAGCCTGCGCAAGAGGGTGGTTGGCGCCTGCCGGGCGAGCCGTGGGCCGGCCGCCTGGAGGGTTGCCACAAGCTGTTCCTGGTTGCTGACGAGCCGCCTGCGGCGGTAGGGGCTACCTTGTCGACTGCGCTCAAGCAGCTGGCGCGCAGTGGCTGCATGATTGGCGGCCTGGCGGCCGGTGTTTACCCGCTGGCGATGTTGGGCCTGCTCGACGGTTACCGGGCTGCGGTGCACTGGCGCTGGCAGGACGATTTTGCCGAGCGCTTCCCCAAAGTCATTGCCACCAGTCACCTTTTCGACTGGGACCGTGATCGCCTGACTGCCTGTGGCGGTATTGCCGTGGCCGACCTGCTGCTGGCAGTGCTGGCCCGCGATCATGGCGCGGAGCTGGCGGGCGCAGTGTCGGAAGAACTGGTGGTGGAGCGCATCCGTGAGGGTGGTGAGCGTCAGCGCATTCCGCTGCAAAACCGCCTGGGTTCGAGCCATCCCAAGCTGACCCAGGCGGTGCTGTTGATGGAAGCCAACATCGAAGAGCCGCTGACCACCGACGAGATCGCCCAGCATGTGTGCGTGTCGCGTCGGCAGCTGGAGCGCATCTTCAAGCAGTACCTGAACCGCGTGCCGAGCCAGTACTACCTGGAGCTGCGGCTGAACAAGGCACGGCAGATGCTGATGCAGACCAGCAAGTCGATCATCCAGATTGGCTTGTCCTGTGGCTTTTCCTCGGGGCCGCATTTTTCCAGTGCCTATCGCAACTTCTTTGGCGCCACGCCACGGGAAGACCGCAACCAGCGGCGTAGCAGCAGCCCGTTCGAACTGAGTTCGGCACCTGCCGAAAAAGGCTGA
- the hisP gene encoding Histidine transport ATP-binding protein HisP (*Name hisP), whose amino-acid sequence MYKLEVQDLHKRYGSHEVLKGVSLAAKAGDVISIIGSSGSGKSTFLRCINLLEQPHAGKILLNNEELKLVAGKDGALKAADPRQLQRMRSRLSMVFQHFNLWSHMTALENIIEAPVHVLGVNKKEALEKAEHYLAKVGVAHRKDAFPGHMSGGEQQRVAIARALAMEPEVMLFDEPTSALDPELVGDVLKVMQALAQEGRTMVVVTHEMGFAREVSNQLVFLHKGLVEETGCPREVLANPQSERLKQFLSGSLK is encoded by the coding sequence ATGTACAAACTCGAAGTCCAAGACCTGCACAAGCGCTACGGCAGCCATGAAGTGCTCAAGGGCGTGTCCCTGGCGGCCAAGGCCGGCGACGTCATCAGCATCATCGGCTCCAGTGGCTCGGGCAAGTCGACCTTCCTGCGCTGCATCAACCTGCTGGAGCAGCCGCACGCCGGCAAGATCCTGCTCAACAACGAAGAACTCAAGCTGGTCGCCGGCAAGGACGGTGCGCTGAAGGCTGCCGACCCGCGCCAGTTGCAGCGTATGCGCTCGCGCCTGTCGATGGTGTTCCAGCACTTCAACCTGTGGTCGCACATGACCGCGCTGGAAAACATCATCGAAGCGCCGGTGCACGTATTGGGCGTGAACAAGAAGGAAGCCCTGGAAAAGGCCGAGCATTACCTGGCCAAGGTGGGCGTCGCCCACCGTAAGGACGCCTTCCCCGGCCATATGTCGGGAGGTGAGCAACAACGTGTGGCAATTGCACGGGCCCTGGCCATGGAGCCAGAGGTTATGCTGTTCGACGAGCCGACCTCGGCGCTCGACCCCGAACTGGTGGGCGATGTGCTCAAGGTCATGCAGGCACTGGCTCAGGAAGGCCGGACCATGGTGGTGGTTACCCACGAAATGGGCTTTGCCCGCGAGGTGTCCAACCAGCTGGTGTTCCTGCACAAAGGCCTGGTGGAAGAAACCGGCTGCCCACGCGAAGTACTGGCCAATCCGCAGTCGGAGCGCCTGAAGCAGTTCCTTTCCGGCAGCTTGAAGTAA
- the occM_3 gene encoding Octopine transport system permease protein OccM (*Name occM_3), with translation MIFDYNVVWEALPMYFGGLLTTLKLLAISLFFGLLAAIPLGLMRVSKQPAINLVAWLYTYVIRGTPMLVQLFLIYYGLAQFEAVRESFLWPLLSSATFCACLAFGINTSAYTAEIIAGSLKATPHGEIEAAKAMGMSRMKMYRRILLPSALRRALPQYSNEVIMMLQTTSLASIVTLIDITGAARTVNAQYYLPFEAYITAGVFYLCLTFILVRLFKMAERRWLGYLAPRKH, from the coding sequence ATGATCTTCGACTACAACGTCGTCTGGGAGGCGTTGCCGATGTATTTCGGCGGCCTGCTGACCACCCTCAAGCTGCTGGCGATTTCGCTGTTCTTCGGCCTGTTGGCGGCTATCCCGCTGGGCCTGATGCGCGTGTCCAAGCAGCCTGCGATCAACCTCGTGGCGTGGCTCTACACCTACGTGATCCGCGGCACGCCAATGCTGGTGCAGCTGTTCCTGATCTACTACGGCCTGGCGCAGTTCGAGGCGGTGCGCGAAAGCTTCCTCTGGCCGCTGCTGTCCAGTGCCACTTTCTGCGCCTGCCTGGCGTTCGGTATCAACACCAGTGCCTATACCGCAGAAATCATCGCCGGCAGCCTCAAGGCCACGCCCCATGGCGAGATCGAGGCGGCCAAGGCCATGGGCATGTCGCGCATGAAAATGTACCGGCGCATCCTGCTGCCTTCGGCCCTGCGGCGGGCACTGCCGCAGTACAGCAACGAAGTGATCATGATGCTGCAGACCACCAGCCTGGCGTCGATCGTTACCCTGATCGACATCACTGGCGCCGCACGCACGGTCAATGCCCAGTACTACCTGCCTTTCGAGGCCTATATCACGGCGGGCGTGTTCTACCTGTGCCTGACCTTCATCCTGGTGCGCCTGTTCAAGATGGCCGAACGCCGCTGGCTCGGCTACCTGGCGCCGCGCAAGCACTGA
- the hisQ_2 gene encoding Histidine transport system permease protein HisQ (*Name hisQ_2), whose protein sequence is MLKGYGAVILDGAWLTLQLALSSMALAIVLGLIGVALRLSPVRWLAWLGDLYSTVIRGIPDLVLILLIFYGGQDIINRVAPLLGYDDYIDLNPLVAGIGTLGFIFGAYLSETFRGAFLGIPKGQAEAGVAYGMSSRQVFFRIQVPQMIRLAIPGFTNNWLVLTKATALISVVGLQDMMFKAKQAADATREPFTFFLAVAALYLVLTSVSLLALKYLERRYSVGVKVAEL, encoded by the coding sequence ATGTTGAAAGGCTACGGGGCAGTCATCCTCGACGGGGCGTGGCTGACGCTGCAGCTCGCCCTGTCGTCGATGGCCCTGGCCATCGTGCTCGGCCTGATCGGTGTGGCGCTGCGCTTGTCGCCGGTGCGCTGGCTTGCCTGGCTGGGCGATCTGTATTCCACCGTTATCCGTGGTATTCCGGACCTGGTCCTGATCCTGCTGATCTTCTACGGCGGGCAAGACATCATCAACCGGGTGGCGCCGCTGCTCGGCTACGACGACTACATCGACCTGAACCCGCTGGTTGCGGGTATCGGCACGCTGGGCTTCATCTTTGGCGCGTACCTGTCGGAAACCTTCCGCGGTGCCTTCCTCGGTATTCCCAAGGGCCAGGCCGAAGCGGGCGTGGCGTATGGCATGAGCAGCCGCCAGGTGTTCTTCCGTATCCAGGTGCCGCAAATGATTCGCCTGGCGATTCCAGGCTTTACCAACAATTGGCTGGTGCTGACCAAGGCCACCGCGTTGATCTCGGTCGTCGGCCTGCAGGACATGATGTTCAAGGCCAAACAGGCGGCCGATGCCACCCGCGAGCCTTTCACCTTCTTCCTGGCGGTGGCGGCCCTGTACCTGGTGCTGACCAGCGTCTCGCTGCTGGCCCTGAAGTATCTCGAACGCCGCTACTCGGTGGGCGTCAAGGTGGCTGAACTATGA
- the argT gene encoding Lysine/arginine/ornithine-binding periplasmic protein (*Name argT), which translates to MKKLALLGALALSVFSLVSQADEKPLKIGIEAAYPPFAFKQPDGSIAGFDYDIGNALCEEMKAKCTWVEQEFDGLIPALKVRKIDAILSSMSITEDRKKSVDFTKRYYLTPARLVMKDGTTVSDSLDELKGKKIGVQRGSIHDRFAKEVLGAKGATVVPYGTQNEIYLDVAAGRLDGTVADATLLEDGFLKTDAGKGFAFVGPAFTDAKYFGDGIGIAVRKGDKANVDRINAAIDAIRANGKYKEIEKKYFNFDIYGPDSN; encoded by the coding sequence ATGAAGAAGCTCGCACTGCTTGGCGCCCTGGCGCTGTCCGTGTTTTCCCTGGTGTCGCAGGCCGATGAAAAACCACTGAAAATCGGCATCGAAGCCGCCTACCCACCCTTCGCCTTCAAGCAGCCCGATGGCAGCATTGCCGGTTTCGACTACGACATCGGCAACGCCCTGTGCGAAGAGATGAAAGCCAAGTGCACCTGGGTCGAGCAAGAGTTCGACGGCCTGATCCCGGCACTGAAAGTGCGCAAGATCGACGCCATTCTGTCGTCCATGTCGATCACTGAAGACCGCAAGAAGTCGGTTGACTTCACCAAGCGCTACTACCTGACCCCGGCGCGCCTGGTCATGAAGGACGGCACCACTGTCAGCGACAGCCTGGATGAGCTCAAAGGCAAGAAGATCGGCGTGCAGCGTGGCTCTATCCACGACCGCTTCGCCAAGGAAGTGCTGGGCGCCAAAGGTGCCACCGTGGTGCCTTACGGCACCCAGAACGAAATCTACCTGGACGTGGCAGCCGGTCGCCTTGACGGCACCGTGGCTGACGCCACCCTGCTGGAAGACGGCTTCCTCAAGACCGATGCCGGCAAAGGCTTCGCCTTCGTAGGCCCGGCCTTCACCGACGCCAAATACTTCGGTGACGGCATTGGCATTGCCGTGCGCAAGGGTGACAAGGCCAACGTCGACCGCATCAACGCGGCTATCGACGCTATCCGTGCCAACGGCAAGTACAAAGAAATCGAGAAGAAGTACTTCAACTTCGATATCTACGGTCCAGACTCGAACTAA
- the acs gene encoding Acetyl-coenzyme A synthetase (*Name acs), giving the protein MSAAPLYPVRPEVAATTLTDEATYKAMYQKSVINPDGFWREQAQRIDWIKPFTKVKQTSFDDHHVDIKWFADGTLNVSSNCLDRHLEERGDQLAIIWEGDDPSEHRNITYRELHEQVCKFANALRGQDVHRGDVVTIYMPMIPEAVVAMLACARIGAIHSVVFGGFSPEALAGRIIDCESKVVITADEGVRGGRRTPLKANVDLALTNPETKSVQKIIVCKRTGGDIAWHQHRDIWYEDLMKVASSHCAPKEMGAEEALFILYTSGSTGKPKGVLHTTGGYLVYAALTHERVFDYRPGEVYWCTADVGWVTGHSYIVYGPLANGATTLLFEGVPNYPDITRVSKIVDKHKVNILYTAPTAIRAMMAEGQAAVEGADGSSLRLLGSVGEPINPEAWNWYYKTVGKERCPIVDTWWQTETGGILISPLPGATGLKPGSATRPFFGVVPALVDNLGNLIEGAAEGNLVILDSWPGQSRSLYGDHDRFVDTYFKTFRGMYFTGDGARRDEDGYYWITGRVDDVLNVSGHRMGTAEIESAMVAHSKVAEAAVVGVPHDIKGQGIYVYVTLNAGVEASEQLRLELKNWVRKEIGPIASPDVIQWAPGLPKTRSGKIMRRILRKIATGEYDALGDISTLADPGVVQHLIDTHKAMNLASA; this is encoded by the coding sequence ATGAGTGCGGCTCCACTGTATCCCGTTCGTCCCGAGGTTGCGGCCACTACCCTGACCGACGAGGCCACCTACAAGGCCATGTACCAGAAATCGGTGATCAACCCGGACGGCTTCTGGCGTGAGCAGGCCCAGCGTATCGACTGGATCAAACCGTTCACCAAGGTCAAGCAAACCTCCTTTGACGACCACCACGTCGATATCAAATGGTTCGCCGACGGCACTCTGAACGTTTCCTCCAACTGCCTGGACCGCCACCTTGAAGAGCGCGGCGACCAGCTGGCCATCATCTGGGAAGGCGACGACCCTTCCGAACACCGCAACATCACTTACCGTGAACTGCACGAGCAGGTCTGCAAGTTTGCCAACGCCCTGCGTGGCCAGGACGTGCACCGCGGTGACGTGGTGACCATTTACATGCCGATGATCCCCGAGGCCGTGGTTGCCATGCTGGCTTGCGCCCGTATTGGTGCGATCCACTCGGTGGTGTTCGGTGGCTTCTCCCCTGAAGCGTTGGCCGGCCGCATCATCGATTGCGAGTCCAAGGTGGTGATTACTGCCGACGAAGGCGTGCGTGGCGGCCGTCGTACCCCGCTCAAGGCCAACGTCGACCTGGCGCTGACCAACCCTGAAACCAAGAGCGTGCAGAAGATCATCGTGTGCAAGCGCACCGGTGGTGATATTGCCTGGCACCAGCACCGCGACATCTGGTACGAAGACCTGATGAAAGTGGCTTCCAGCCACTGCGCGCCAAAAGAAATGGGTGCAGAAGAAGCGCTGTTCATCCTTTATACCTCCGGCTCCACGGGCAAGCCGAAGGGTGTGCTGCACACCACTGGCGGCTACCTGGTGTATGCCGCGCTGACCCATGAGCGGGTGTTCGACTACCGCCCCGGCGAGGTCTACTGGTGCACTGCCGACGTCGGTTGGGTCACTGGCCACAGCTACATCGTCTACGGCCCGTTGGCCAACGGCGCCACCACCTTGCTGTTCGAGGGCGTGCCGAACTACCCGGACATTACCCGCGTCTCGAAGATCGTCGACAAGCACAAGGTCAACATCCTGTACACCGCGCCAACCGCCATTCGCGCGATGATGGCAGAAGGGCAGGCCGCTGTTGAGGGGGCTGACGGTTCCAGCCTGCGCCTGCTGGGCTCGGTGGGCGAGCCGATCAACCCTGAAGCCTGGAACTGGTACTACAAGACTGTTGGCAAGGAGCGTTGCCCGATCGTCGACACCTGGTGGCAGACCGAGACCGGCGGCATCCTGATCAGCCCGCTGCCGGGCGCCACCGGCCTCAAGCCGGGTTCGGCAACCCGTCCGTTCTTTGGTGTGGTGCCCGCGCTGGTGGACAACCTGGGTAACCTGATCGAGGGTGCGGCCGAAGGCAACCTGGTGATCCTCGATTCCTGGCCTGGCCAGTCGCGTTCGCTGTACGGCGACCACGACCGCTTCGTCGACACCTACTTCAAGACTTTCCGTGGCATGTACTTCACCGGCGACGGCGCGCGCCGCGACGAAGATGGCTACTACTGGATCACCGGTCGCGTGGATGACGTGCTCAACGTGTCTGGCCACCGCATGGGTACTGCCGAAATCGAAAGCGCGATGGTGGCGCATTCGAAAGTGGCCGAGGCTGCGGTGGTTGGCGTGCCGCACGACATCAAGGGCCAGGGCATCTATGTGTATGTCACGCTCAATGCCGGTGTCGAGGCCAGCGAGCAACTGCGCCTGGAGCTGAAAAACTGGGTGCGCAAGGAAATCGGCCCGATTGCCTCGCCGGACGTGATCCAGTGGGCACCGGGGCTGCCAAAGACCCGCTCGGGCAAGATCATGCGCCGTATCCTGCGCAAGATTGCCACCGGTGAGTACGATGCACTGGGCGACATCTCGACCCTGGCCGACCCGGGTGTGGTGCAGCACTTGATCGATACCCACAAGGCCATGAACCTGGCTTCGGCCTGA
- the tyrR_3 gene encoding Transcriptional regulatory protein TyrR (*Name tyrR_3) — MRIKVHCQNRIGILRDILNLLVEYGINVLRGEVGGDHGNAIYLHCPNLINLQFQALRPKFEAIAGVFGVKRVGLMPSERRHMELNALLGALDFPVLSIDMGGSIVAANRTAAQLLGVRVDEVPGMPLARYVEDFDLPELVRANKSRINGMRIKVKGDVFLADIAPLQSEHDDSEALAGAVLTLHRADRIGERIYNVRKQELRGFDSIFQSSRVMAAVVREARRMAPLDAPLLIEGETGTGKELLARACHLASPRGQSPLMALNCAGLPESMAETELFGYGPGAFEGARAEGKLGLLELTAGGTLFLDGVGEMSPRLQVKLLRFLQDGCFRRVGSDEEVYLDVRVICATQVDLSELCARGEFRQDLYHRLNVLSLHIPPLRECMDGLEGLVQHFLDQASRQIACAMPRLAPAAMEKLGQYHWPGNVRQLENVLFQAVSLCEGGVVKSEHIRLPDYGARQPLGEFSLEGDLSQIVGRFEKAVLESLMGEFSSSRALGKRLGVSHTTIANKLRDYSLNKSVD, encoded by the coding sequence ATGCGTATCAAAGTGCATTGCCAGAACCGTATTGGCATCCTGCGCGACATCCTCAACCTGCTGGTGGAGTACGGCATCAACGTGCTGCGCGGCGAGGTGGGCGGTGACCACGGTAACGCCATCTACCTGCATTGCCCGAACCTGATCAACTTGCAGTTCCAGGCGTTGCGGCCCAAGTTCGAGGCGATTGCCGGCGTGTTCGGCGTCAAGCGCGTGGGGCTGATGCCCAGCGAGCGCCGGCATATGGAGCTGAACGCGCTGCTGGGGGCGCTGGATTTCCCGGTGCTGTCGATCGACATGGGCGGCAGTATCGTCGCCGCCAACCGCACGGCGGCGCAGCTGCTGGGGGTGCGTGTGGACGAGGTGCCGGGCATGCCGCTGGCGCGCTACGTAGAAGACTTCGACCTGCCGGAGCTGGTGCGGGCGAACAAGTCGCGTATCAACGGCATGCGTATCAAGGTCAAAGGCGATGTGTTTCTGGCCGATATCGCGCCGTTGCAGTCCGAACACGATGACAGTGAAGCATTGGCCGGCGCGGTACTCACCCTGCACCGGGCCGACCGCATCGGCGAGCGTATCTACAACGTGCGCAAGCAGGAGCTGCGCGGTTTTGACAGCATCTTCCAGAGCTCGCGGGTGATGGCCGCCGTGGTGCGTGAGGCACGGCGCATGGCACCGTTGGATGCACCCTTGCTGATTGAAGGCGAGACCGGCACCGGCAAGGAGCTGCTGGCACGCGCCTGCCACCTGGCCAGCCCGCGCGGCCAGTCGCCGCTGATGGCGCTCAATTGTGCCGGCCTGCCCGAGTCGATGGCCGAGACCGAGCTGTTCGGTTACGGCCCCGGGGCATTTGAAGGGGCGCGGGCCGAGGGCAAGCTGGGGCTGCTGGAGCTGACTGCCGGCGGCACGCTGTTTCTTGATGGGGTAGGGGAGATGAGCCCTCGCCTGCAGGTGAAGCTGCTGCGTTTTCTGCAGGACGGCTGCTTCCGCCGGGTAGGCAGTGATGAAGAGGTCTACCTGGATGTGCGGGTGATTTGCGCGACCCAAGTGGATTTGTCCGAACTGTGTGCCCGTGGCGAGTTTCGCCAGGACCTTTATCACCGCCTCAACGTGTTGTCGCTGCACATTCCGCCTTTGCGTGAGTGCATGGATGGGCTGGAGGGGCTGGTGCAGCACTTTCTCGATCAGGCCAGCCGACAGATCGCCTGCGCCATGCCGCGCCTGGCGCCGGCGGCAATGGAAAAACTTGGGCAATACCATTGGCCGGGCAATGTAAGGCAGTTGGAAAACGTATTGTTCCAGGCGGTTTCTTTATGCGAAGGCGGCGTGGTCAAAAGCGAGCATATACGCTTGCCGGATTATGGCGCGCGGCAACCGTTGGGTGAGTTTTCGCTGGAGGGGGATCTTTCGCAGATAGTCGGGCGCTTTGAGAAAGCGGTACTGGAAAGTTTGATGGGGGAATTTTCGAGTAGTCGGGCGTTAGGCAAAAGATTGGGTGTTTCGCACACGACTATTGCCAACAAGTTAAGGGATTACTCGCTTAACAAGTCTGTAGATTAA
- the phhA gene encoding Phenylalanine-4-hydroxylase (*Name phhA) yields the protein MKQTQYVAREPDAHGFIDYPQQEHAVWNTLITRQLKVIEGRACQEYLDGIDQLKLPHDRVPQLGEVNKVLGATTGWQVARVPALIPFQTFFELLASKRFPVATFIRTPEELDYLQEPDIFHEIFGHCPLLTNPWFAEFTHTYGKLGLAATKEQRVYLARLYWMTIEFGLMETPQGRKIYGGGILSSPKETVYSLSGEPEHQAFDPIEAMRTPYRIDILQPLYFVLPNMKRLFDLAHEDIMGMVHKAMQLGLHAPKFPPKVAA from the coding sequence ATGAAACAGACGCAATACGTGGCACGCGAGCCCGATGCGCATGGTTTTATCGATTACCCGCAGCAAGAGCATGCGGTATGGAACACCCTGATCACCCGCCAGCTGAAAGTGATCGAAGGCCGCGCGTGCCAGGAATACCTGGACGGCATCGACCAGCTCAAGCTGCCCCATGACCGTGTCCCGCAACTGGGCGAGGTCAACAAGGTGCTGGGTGCCACCACCGGCTGGCAAGTTGCCCGGGTACCGGCACTGATCCCCTTCCAGACCTTCTTCGAACTGCTGGCCAGCAAGCGCTTCCCGGTCGCCACCTTCATCCGCACCCCGGAAGAGCTGGACTACCTGCAAGAGCCCGATATCTTCCACGAGATCTTCGGCCACTGCCCGCTGCTGACCAACCCGTGGTTTGCCGAGTTTACCCACACCTACGGCAAGCTCGGCCTGGCCGCGACCAAGGAACAACGCGTGTACCTGGCCCGCCTGTACTGGATGACCATCGAGTTTGGCCTGATGGAAACCCCGCAGGGCCGCAAGATCTACGGCGGCGGCATCCTCTCGTCGCCAAAAGAGACCGTCTACAGTCTGTCTGGCGAGCCTGAGCACCAGGCCTTTGACCCGATCGAGGCCATGCGTACGCCGTACCGCATCGACATCCTGCAGCCACTGTATTTCGTGCTGCCGAACATGAAGCGCCTGTTCGACCTGGCCCACGAAGACATCATGGGCATGGTCCATAAAGCCATGCAGCTGGGCCTGCACGCACCGAAGTTTCCACCCAAGGTCGCCGCCTGA